A part of Nostoc sp. C052 genomic DNA contains:
- a CDS encoding tetratricopeptide repeat protein yields MNYIQSSVAILGITTSVLSGIPVAVLAAQSPPTRIQQMNYHQYYNQGVQKLEQGNFNGAIEDFSRVVQLNPKYYEGFCLRGLAKSQLGDFKAAVIDFDQALRLNPNHTDAYNSRGTAHAELGSIQAAITDFNQVIKIDPKSVDAYYNRGFLNYKQGNHKLAIADFNLALKINPNLADAYGNRGLAEYALGDRKSAITDLQQAASLFQQEGDTQRYQQTQTLLQQIQQ; encoded by the coding sequence CTGAGTGGAATACCTGTTGCTGTCCTAGCTGCACAGTCACCACCAACGCGCATCCAACAGATGAATTATCATCAATATTATAACCAGGGTGTGCAAAAGCTTGAGCAAGGCAACTTCAACGGCGCGATAGAAGATTTTAGTCGGGTAGTACAGTTAAATCCCAAATACTACGAAGGTTTTTGCCTAAGAGGTTTGGCAAAGTCTCAATTAGGAGATTTTAAAGCAGCCGTTATTGACTTCGATCAAGCACTGCGATTAAATCCCAACCATACAGATGCTTACAACAGTCGGGGTACTGCTCATGCGGAACTAGGAAGCATTCAAGCTGCGATTACCGACTTTAACCAGGTAATAAAAATTGATCCGAAGTCTGTAGATGCTTACTACAATCGGGGCTTTTTGAATTATAAACAGGGAAATCACAAGCTGGCGATTGCAGATTTTAACTTAGCACTAAAAATCAATCCCAACTTAGCTGATGCTTACGGCAACCGAGGACTTGCTGAATATGCTTTAGGCGATCGCAAAAGCGCTATTACCGATTTACAGCAAGCTGCAAGTCTGTTTCAACAAGAAGGAGATACCCAGAGGTATCAGCAAACACAAACTCTCCTTCAGCAGATTCAGCAGTAA
- a CDS encoding efflux RND transporter permease subunit, translating into MLNSIVKWSIAQRWLIVIASILISLWGLRVITQMPLDVFPAFAPPQVEIQVQASGLAPEEIESLVTRPIESAINGTPGLESLRSSSAIGISAIKTVFSWDTDIYRARQLVTERLQGVKLPQGVEQPEILPVNSPLGWAVKYAFSSQSTDMMEVWRIVNWDVKNRLLAVPGVSNVFLYGGDERQYQVLVDPDKLKAYNVSLPEVTQAVQNANVNVPGGFLITPDQETLIRGIGRIESINQLKRSVIKAAKGTPVLLEQVADVKIGPGLRRGDGLFQGKRAVILTVSKQPAADTPTVVKAVEAAMEEIKPGLPQDVKFTKTFDQDLFIEASVKNVEEALRDGIIIVSVILIIFLMNWRTVIISLSALPLSLLLGMIILSLTGQGINTMTLGGLVVAIGSVVDDAIVDMENVYRRLRENQIAGNPKNPLQVVFDGSVEVRVSVLFSTVIIAVVFAPIFVLSGVEGRIFTPMGMAYLLSILASTLVALTLTPALCALLLANRRLPSAETWLERKTHQFYRPALKFSIRYPKVILGVALAGFVASIIILPGLGKVFLPEFQDRSLVNSIVLLPGESLNATNQAALAVMDALKNDRRFDAIALRSGFAQGDPEVAGVNFGELDVQISEEGAKNREKTVEVLRKEFEKLPGVATNIGGFISHRIDDILSGVRSAIAVKVYGPELEQLRTIGKQVQSAMSGIPGIVDLQLEPQVPVKQIQIQFDRDAAARYGLTVGELAETIETALNGKVVSQVLEKQQTFNLVVWLQDSSRNNLDVIGNLLVDTPNGQKIPLSQVAKVDYGTGPSTINRENVSRLIVVSANVSGKDLGSVIKDVRDRVKQIQLPGGYYVQFGGQFQAQEQATQTLIIAGAVALAAISVLIYFAVKSIPATAMIMINLPLALIGGVISVAIGGGIISVASMVGFITLFGVATRNGLLLVDNYNNRLAEGIPLKQVIVDGSMERLVAILLTALSSALGMVPLVIGSGAGKEILQPLAVVVLGGLVTSTALTLLVLPALYSLFGKFLVPKKTTQIQEIDVTQGSVV; encoded by the coding sequence ATGCTCAATTCCATTGTCAAATGGTCGATCGCGCAAAGGTGGCTAATCGTTATTGCCTCCATATTAATTAGTCTGTGGGGATTGCGCGTGATAACGCAAATGCCGCTCGACGTATTTCCTGCCTTTGCTCCGCCCCAAGTAGAAATTCAAGTTCAAGCTTCTGGTTTAGCACCAGAAGAAATCGAGTCTTTGGTGACTCGCCCAATTGAGAGCGCGATTAATGGCACACCAGGACTGGAATCTCTTCGGTCTTCATCTGCTATTGGAATTTCTGCTATAAAAACTGTCTTTAGCTGGGATACTGATATTTACCGCGCTCGTCAACTAGTAACAGAGCGATTACAAGGGGTGAAACTACCACAAGGGGTAGAGCAACCGGAAATTCTACCTGTTAACTCGCCCTTGGGATGGGCCGTCAAATACGCTTTTTCCTCCCAAAGCACCGACATGATGGAGGTATGGCGTATTGTCAACTGGGATGTGAAAAATCGCTTGCTGGCTGTACCAGGGGTAAGCAACGTATTTCTCTACGGAGGCGATGAGCGGCAGTATCAAGTTTTGGTTGACCCTGACAAGCTCAAAGCCTATAATGTCTCCCTCCCAGAAGTCACCCAAGCAGTGCAGAATGCTAACGTCAATGTGCCGGGAGGATTTTTGATTACTCCTGACCAAGAAACACTAATTCGGGGAATTGGGCGAATAGAGTCAATTAATCAACTCAAGCGTTCGGTTATCAAAGCTGCGAAAGGAACACCCGTATTACTGGAACAAGTGGCAGATGTCAAAATTGGCCCGGGACTAAGACGAGGAGATGGACTATTCCAAGGGAAACGAGCAGTAATTTTAACTGTTTCTAAGCAGCCAGCCGCAGATACACCGACCGTAGTCAAAGCTGTGGAGGCAGCAATGGAGGAGATTAAACCAGGGCTACCGCAAGATGTTAAGTTTACTAAAACCTTTGATCAAGATTTATTCATTGAAGCTTCGGTCAAAAACGTTGAGGAAGCCCTGCGGGATGGCATCATTATTGTTTCAGTCATCCTAATTATCTTTTTGATGAACTGGCGCACAGTAATTATTAGCCTCAGTGCGCTGCCTCTGTCGTTACTGTTAGGCATGATTATTCTGAGTTTGACTGGACAGGGCATTAATACAATGACCTTGGGTGGACTAGTAGTTGCAATTGGTTCAGTGGTAGATGATGCGATCGTTGATATGGAAAATGTCTACCGCCGATTGAGGGAAAACCAAATAGCTGGCAACCCGAAAAATCCTTTACAAGTAGTGTTTGACGGTTCAGTAGAGGTACGTGTTAGTGTTTTATTCTCCACTGTCATTATCGCAGTAGTATTTGCACCGATTTTCGTTCTGTCTGGGGTGGAAGGTCGCATTTTTACACCGATGGGAATGGCGTATTTGCTATCAATTCTCGCTTCTACCTTAGTTGCATTAACCCTAACTCCAGCGCTATGTGCTTTATTATTAGCAAATCGTCGTTTACCGAGTGCGGAAACTTGGCTAGAGCGCAAAACACATCAATTTTATCGTCCAGCGTTGAAGTTCTCGATTCGTTACCCCAAGGTGATTTTAGGGGTGGCACTTGCGGGCTTTGTAGCTTCTATAATTATTCTGCCTGGATTAGGCAAAGTCTTCCTGCCAGAGTTTCAAGACCGCTCTTTGGTCAATTCAATAGTTCTTCTACCTGGGGAATCCCTGAATGCGACTAACCAAGCAGCTTTGGCAGTGATGGATGCCCTGAAAAACGATCGCCGCTTCGATGCCATTGCCTTACGATCTGGGTTTGCTCAAGGAGATCCAGAAGTGGCAGGGGTCAACTTTGGCGAGTTAGATGTGCAGATTAGCGAAGAAGGAGCGAAAAATCGGGAGAAGACTGTTGAAGTACTCCGCAAAGAGTTTGAAAAACTTCCTGGTGTCGCAACCAACATTGGTGGATTTATCTCCCACCGAATCGATGATATTCTTTCTGGGGTAAGAAGTGCGATCGCAGTTAAAGTTTACGGCCCCGAACTCGAACAACTCCGCACCATTGGTAAACAGGTACAATCCGCCATGAGTGGTATTCCCGGCATTGTGGATTTGCAACTAGAACCCCAAGTCCCAGTTAAACAAATTCAAATTCAATTTGACCGCGATGCAGCTGCTCGTTATGGGTTAACTGTGGGGGAACTGGCAGAAACGATAGAGACTGCATTGAATGGAAAAGTAGTTTCTCAAGTGTTGGAGAAGCAACAAACGTTTAATCTCGTTGTGTGGTTGCAAGATAGCTCGCGTAACAATTTGGACGTGATTGGTAACTTATTGGTAGATACACCCAACGGGCAGAAAATTCCCTTATCCCAGGTTGCCAAAGTTGATTATGGCACGGGGCCAAGTACCATTAATCGTGAAAATGTTTCCCGGCTGATTGTGGTTTCTGCCAACGTTTCTGGCAAGGATTTGGGTTCTGTAATTAAAGATGTACGCGATCGCGTCAAACAAATTCAACTTCCTGGAGGCTACTATGTCCAATTTGGCGGTCAGTTTCAGGCACAAGAACAAGCAACGCAGACATTGATAATTGCAGGTGCGGTTGCCCTAGCAGCAATTTCTGTGCTGATTTACTTTGCCGTCAAGTCTATTCCTGCCACGGCAATGATTATGATTAACTTGCCACTAGCGTTAATTGGCGGTGTAATTTCTGTTGCTATAGGTGGTGGGATCATATCCGTCGCTTCAATGGTTGGTTTCATTACTTTATTTGGTGTAGCTACTCGCAACGGATTGCTGTTAGTAGATAACTATAACAATCGCCTCGCTGAGGGAATACCACTCAAACAAGTGATTGTTGATGGTTCGATGGAACGATTAGTTGCGATTCTCCTTACAGCACTTTCGTCAGCGCTAGGTATGGTTCCCCTAGTAATTGGTTCTGGTGCAGGTAAGGAAATTTTACAACCTTTGGCTGTGGTAGTGTTAGGTGGCTTGGTTACTTCCACTGCTTTAACACTCTTAGTTTTGCCGGCTTTATATTCGCTATTTGGGAAATTTTTGGTTCCCAAAAAGACTACACAAATACAAGAAATCGATGTTACTCAAGGTTCAGTTGTATGA
- a CDS encoding efflux RND transporter permease subunit — protein MLSAIIKWAIARRWLVILGTIILTIWIFRTIIQMPLDVFPSFAPPQVEIQTEAPGLAPEELESLVTLPIESAINGTPGVTAVRSSSAAGISVVKVIFNWDTDIYQARQLVTERLQQAQSKLPSGVETPQISPTSSPIGTVLQYAFTSQSTPLMEVRRIVDWQVTNRLLAVPGVSQVVAYGGDVRQYQVLVDPAKLRAFNVTLEDVEQATSAANVNAPGGYLITPDREKLIRGIGRIESIEELQQSVITARNGTPVKISDVADVQIGAAIKRGDGSFNGEKAIVVMINKQPQADTPTVTRAIEAAMSEIQAGLPKDIKVTPTFRQENYIDSSIENVREALIEGSIIVALILIPFLMNWRNLAICLTALPLSLLLGVLLLNWLGQGLNTMTLGGLAVAIGSAVDDAIVDAENVYRNLRENKYSPNPRPVLDVVFDGCQEVRDSVFGATIITIVVFSPVFALAGVEGSIFIPMGLGYMAAVIASSITALTVTPALCAILLPYGRLPETEPWVARFFKGLYLPLLTFSLRRSGIVIGAAIASLVAAAVIVPSFGRIFLPEFQEQTLVNTLTLYPGVSLEATNAAGEALQHALKGDSRFPYVQLRSGRAPGDGDAAGVNLGHLDIELSDAGMKDREGTIEKLREEFAKLPGVAPNIGGFISHRMDEVLSGVRSAIAVKIFGPDLEQLRTVGQQVDDVMKTVNGIVDLQLEPQIPIEQIQIKFNRPAASRYGLTVGKLSEIIETALNGRVVSQILEKQQTFDLAVWLKPDARQNLDTIRNLLVDTPNGQKIPLSQVATIENGTGPNTINRENVSRLIVVSANANGRDLRSIVNEIREKVKQQVQIPAGYYIQYAGQFEAEERATQNILISSAIAFVAITVIMYLSVKSIPSTVMIMINLPLALVGGVFSVALTGGVISIASLVGFITLFGVATRNGLLLVDNYNTKITEGIPLKDVLIKGSMERLNAILMTAFTSALGLAPLVIDSGPGKEILQPLSIVVLGGLFTSTGLTLVVLPALYAKFGKLLLPKRTMSVVEDGKVPKAVFER, from the coding sequence ATGCTCAGTGCTATCATCAAGTGGGCGATCGCTCGCCGTTGGTTAGTCATCCTGGGTACAATTATCCTCACTATTTGGATATTTCGGACGATTATCCAAATGCCCTTGGATGTCTTCCCCAGTTTTGCACCACCCCAAGTTGAAATTCAAACTGAAGCACCAGGACTCGCCCCCGAAGAATTAGAATCCCTAGTAACTTTACCAATTGAAAGTGCAATTAACGGTACTCCTGGAGTAACGGCAGTACGCTCATCTTCAGCAGCAGGAATTTCTGTCGTCAAAGTCATTTTCAACTGGGATACTGATATTTATCAAGCTCGCCAGCTAGTAACAGAGCGATTACAACAAGCTCAAAGTAAGTTGCCGTCAGGGGTAGAAACTCCGCAAATTTCTCCGACAAGCTCCCCCATTGGTACTGTATTACAATATGCCTTTACCTCCCAAAGTACTCCTTTGATGGAAGTGCGGCGGATTGTTGATTGGCAAGTGACAAATCGCCTTTTAGCTGTGCCTGGTGTGAGTCAAGTTGTAGCGTATGGTGGCGATGTTAGGCAATATCAAGTGTTGGTCGATCCAGCGAAACTAAGAGCCTTTAATGTCACTTTAGAAGATGTAGAACAAGCGACATCTGCTGCTAATGTAAATGCTCCTGGTGGCTATTTAATTACTCCAGACCGAGAAAAATTAATTCGAGGAATTGGACGGATTGAATCTATCGAAGAATTACAACAATCAGTAATTACTGCTCGCAATGGTACGCCCGTGAAAATCTCCGATGTTGCTGATGTGCAAATTGGAGCGGCTATTAAACGGGGTGATGGCAGTTTCAACGGTGAAAAGGCAATTGTTGTGATGATTAACAAACAGCCTCAAGCCGATACTCCTACCGTCACCCGTGCTATTGAAGCAGCGATGTCAGAGATTCAAGCAGGATTACCCAAAGATATCAAAGTCACCCCAACATTTCGTCAAGAAAACTATATTGATTCTTCTATTGAAAATGTTCGAGAAGCTTTAATTGAAGGCAGCATTATTGTTGCCTTAATTCTAATTCCCTTTTTGATGAATTGGCGTAACCTAGCTATTTGTTTAACTGCCCTACCTTTATCTTTATTACTAGGAGTACTACTACTAAATTGGTTGGGACAAGGTTTAAATACTATGACTTTGGGAGGGTTAGCAGTAGCGATTGGTTCAGCAGTTGATGATGCGATTGTCGATGCTGAAAATGTCTACCGTAACCTGCGAGAAAATAAATATTCCCCCAACCCGCGTCCAGTTTTAGATGTTGTATTTGACGGTTGTCAAGAGGTACGCGATTCGGTATTTGGAGCTACCATCATTACCATAGTTGTGTTCTCTCCAGTTTTTGCTTTGGCTGGTGTAGAAGGTAGCATTTTTATCCCAATGGGATTAGGCTATATGGCAGCAGTTATAGCCTCTAGTATCACGGCATTGACGGTGACTCCAGCTTTATGTGCAATTTTACTGCCTTATGGTCGCTTGCCAGAAACAGAACCTTGGGTGGCGAGATTTTTTAAAGGACTGTATCTTCCTCTACTAACATTTTCTCTGCGGCGTTCTGGAATTGTTATAGGCGCTGCGATCGCAAGTTTAGTGGCTGCGGCTGTAATCGTCCCCTCTTTTGGCAGAATATTTTTACCAGAGTTTCAGGAGCAAACTTTGGTTAATACTCTAACTCTTTATCCGGGAGTTTCTCTAGAAGCTACTAATGCAGCTGGTGAAGCACTTCAGCACGCACTCAAGGGAGACTCTAGATTCCCCTACGTACAATTGCGTTCTGGGCGTGCGCCAGGAGATGGGGATGCAGCCGGGGTGAATTTGGGACACTTGGATATCGAGTTAAGCGACGCAGGGATGAAAGACAGGGAGGGGACGATTGAGAAGTTACGGGAGGAATTTGCTAAGTTACCAGGGGTAGCGCCAAACATTGGTGGTTTTATCTCGCACCGTATGGATGAGGTGTTGTCTGGAGTGAGGAGTGCGATCGCGGTCAAAATTTTCGGCCCTGACTTAGAACAACTCCGCACCGTTGGACAACAAGTTGATGATGTCATGAAAACTGTGAATGGGATTGTAGATTTACAACTAGAACCCCAAATACCAATTGAACAAATACAAATTAAATTCAACCGACCTGCTGCTTCACGGTATGGTTTGACAGTAGGTAAACTTTCCGAAATCATTGAAACTGCTCTGAATGGACGAGTAGTATCTCAAATTTTAGAAAAACAACAAACTTTCGATTTAGCTGTGTGGTTAAAGCCAGATGCAAGACAAAATTTGGATACGATTCGTAATTTGTTAGTTGATACTCCTAACGGTCAAAAAATTCCCTTATCACAGGTTGCTACAATTGAAAATGGTACTGGCCCTAATACTATAAATAGAGAGAATGTATCCCGCTTGATTGTTGTTTCTGCTAACGCTAATGGTAGAGATTTGCGTTCCATTGTCAATGAAATTAGGGAGAAAGTTAAGCAACAAGTGCAAATCCCTGCTGGTTACTATATTCAGTATGCAGGACAATTTGAGGCAGAAGAAAGAGCAACTCAGAATATCTTAATTTCGAGTGCGATCGCCTTTGTGGCAATTACAGTCATCATGTACCTGTCAGTCAAATCTATCCCTTCTACCGTCATGATTATGATTAATTTGCCTTTGGCGTTGGTGGGGGGAGTATTTTCAGTAGCTTTAACTGGTGGTGTTATTTCCATTGCATCTTTGGTTGGTTTTATAACTCTATTTGGAGTTGCTACCCGCAATGGTTTGTTACTTGTGGATAATTACAACACCAAAATTACTGAGGGTATACCACTTAAAGATGTTCTTATTAAAGGGTCAATGGAACGTCTGAATGCCATTTTGATGACAGCTTTTACCTCTGCTTTAGGATTAGCACCTTTAGTAATTGATAGTGGCCCCGGAAAAGAAATTTTACAACCATTGTCGATAGTTGTGTTAGGTGGGTTGTTTACCTCTACGGGGTTAACATTAGTAGTTTTGCCTGCTTTGTATGCAAAGTTTGGTAAGTTATTGCTGCCTAAGCGTACTATGTCAGTTGTAGAGGATGGCAAAGTACCAAAAGCAGTTTTTGAGCGATGA
- a CDS encoding efflux RND transporter periplasmic adaptor subunit translates to MSNSLRSQTPTTIRYVSGTFLSLLLLASPTIVLAHGGHGDEFQGGSEATSTNNSIQVDADTAKRLGIKVEPVQRQRLAIGIKTTGQIETLPNQKVEVTTPIEGAKVVKLLVEPGASVKLGQPVAVVTSPGLVTLRVESQDKLAQGQADLQQAQADLILAQQNYQKYQQIADSEIAQAQSQVDFAQEKYNKDKQLAIEGALPRRNALESQTQLAQAKAELTKANSRRDVIGAENQLKRAQASVQLAKSNINRSNTSYQTRLAQLGNLPNSKGLVTVTAPISGKIADREVTIGQTFNDAGGKLMTIVNDSRLFATANIYEKDLSKVRTGQRVTLKVASMPNRTFSGRISRIGTAVEGETRIVPVQAEVNNSLRQLKPGMFAELEVLTDQTSSAISAIPTSAVVDANGKKVVYVQNGNAYQTVEVTLGQTSGDMVEVKSGLFEGDMIVTQRAPQLYAQSLRGGTKPTTETKEAPAQATEVKTPSFPVPLWLLGAGGGVVIAAVGFMAGRRSKPQLVPVGAELAYDVPEDSINGSTNSDDNHRAPHEEPKVIIISKNTQQ, encoded by the coding sequence ATGTCTAACTCTCTGCGTTCCCAAACACCTACAACTATTCGTTATGTTTCTGGCACATTCCTGAGCCTGCTGTTATTAGCAAGTCCCACAATTGTTCTGGCTCATGGTGGACATGGAGACGAATTTCAAGGAGGAAGTGAAGCCACTTCAACTAATAATTCTATTCAGGTTGATGCCGACACAGCCAAACGGTTAGGGATTAAAGTCGAGCCTGTCCAGCGTCAGCGGTTAGCCATTGGTATTAAAACCACTGGACAAATAGAGACTCTTCCTAACCAGAAAGTAGAAGTGACCACCCCAATTGAAGGGGCGAAAGTTGTTAAATTGTTGGTGGAACCAGGTGCATCAGTAAAGCTTGGTCAACCTGTTGCTGTTGTTACTAGTCCAGGCTTGGTTACATTACGCGTGGAATCTCAGGACAAATTAGCACAAGGTCAAGCTGATTTACAACAGGCCCAAGCAGACTTAATACTAGCTCAACAAAATTATCAAAAATATCAACAAATAGCCGACTCTGAAATTGCCCAAGCACAGAGTCAAGTTGACTTTGCTCAAGAAAAGTACAACAAAGACAAACAGTTAGCCATTGAAGGTGCTTTACCCCGACGCAATGCTTTAGAATCCCAGACCCAGCTAGCGCAGGCAAAAGCCGAACTTACCAAAGCTAACAGCCGTCGGGACGTTATCGGAGCAGAAAATCAACTCAAACGCGCCCAAGCATCAGTTCAACTAGCAAAGTCAAATATTAATCGCAGTAATACTAGTTATCAAACTCGACTTGCTCAACTAGGAAATCTCCCTAATTCCAAGGGACTAGTGACAGTAACGGCTCCCATCTCCGGTAAGATTGCTGATAGAGAAGTTACTATTGGTCAAACTTTTAATGATGCGGGTGGCAAATTGATGACGATTGTCAATGATAGTCGGCTTTTTGCCACAGCTAACATTTATGAAAAAGATTTAAGCAAGGTAAGAACTGGTCAAAGGGTGACTCTAAAAGTAGCCAGTATGCCTAATCGTACCTTTTCTGGACGAATTTCCCGAATTGGTACGGCGGTAGAAGGAGAAACAAGAATTGTACCAGTACAAGCAGAGGTGAATAACTCTCTTCGGCAACTCAAACCAGGAATGTTCGCCGAGCTAGAAGTCTTAACAGACCAAACGTCCTCTGCTATTTCAGCTATTCCTACCTCAGCAGTGGTTGACGCGAATGGTAAGAAAGTTGTTTACGTGCAAAATGGTAATGCTTACCAAACAGTTGAAGTCACATTAGGTCAGACTTCTGGAGATATGGTTGAGGTTAAGAGTGGCTTATTTGAAGGGGATATGATTGTCACTCAACGCGCACCACAACTTTACGCACAATCATTGCGGGGTGGTACTAAGCCAACAACTGAAACAAAAGAAGCTCCTGCACAAGCGACTGAAGTTAAAACGCCCAGCTTCCCAGTACCTTTGTGGTTGCTAGGAGCAGGTGGAGGAGTTGTAATAGCTGCTGTCGGTTTTATGGCAGGCCGTCGCAGCAAACCTCAACTAGTTCCAGTAGGGGCAGAACTTGCCTATGATGTACCAGAAGATTCTATTAATGGTTCTACAAACTCAGATGATAACCACCGCGCGCCTCATGAAGAACCAAAAGTCATAATCATCAGTAAAAATACTCAACAATAA
- a CDS encoding DUF305 domain-containing protein, translating to MQLSTLKNSFLSLSLVAIASVPIGLLTACSTTTSQNQASNPTTTATDTSDKQPMNHDGGMMNHGSGTMNHNMAMDLGSADANYDLRFIDAMTPHHQGAVEMANVAQQKSKRPEIKKLASEIIKAQDKEIAELKQWRKAWYPSASSTPVAYDAKTGKTVPMPHQQMQGMMMNMDLGATDSEFDLRFINAMIPHHESAITMAQDASSKSKRPEIKKLAQSIIDSQQAEINQMKQWRKTWYNQ from the coding sequence ATGCAACTTTCTACTCTGAAAAACAGCTTTTTGTCATTGAGCTTAGTAGCGATCGCCTCTGTTCCTATCGGGCTGTTAACAGCCTGTTCTACAACTACTTCCCAAAACCAAGCATCAAACCCGACTACCACCGCCACTGATACTAGCGACAAGCAACCGATGAACCATGACGGTGGCATGATGAATCATGGTAGTGGCACGATGAACCATAACATGGCAATGGATTTAGGTTCAGCCGATGCTAATTATGATTTGCGTTTTATTGATGCGATGACTCCGCACCATCAAGGAGCAGTGGAGATGGCAAATGTTGCACAGCAAAAATCAAAACGTCCTGAAATCAAAAAGCTGGCTTCAGAAATTATCAAAGCTCAAGACAAAGAAATTGCCGAGCTAAAACAGTGGCGTAAAGCATGGTATCCCTCTGCAAGCAGTACCCCGGTAGCTTATGATGCGAAAACAGGTAAAACAGTCCCAATGCCTCACCAGCAGATGCAAGGCATGATGATGAATATGGACTTAGGAGCGACTGATAGTGAGTTTGACTTGCGGTTCATAAATGCAATGATTCCCCATCATGAAAGTGCAATTACAATGGCTCAAGATGCATCGAGTAAGTCTAAGCGTCCTGAAATCAAGAAATTAGCTCAAAGTATCATTGATTCACAGCAAGCAGAAATTAACCAAATGAAACAGTGGCGAAAAACTTGGTATAACCAGTGA
- a CDS encoding polysaccharide deacetylase family protein, translating into MSNQHSSVSDKASVAQVNSHIFTVPNEFQGKIIQQAQLNKPDKVIALTFDDGPAPKYTQQVLEILKQQNIKATFFCVGEMVHYFPQIAKLEVADGHAIGNHTWHHWYRHMNLSVAAREIESTATAIYQTMGVKTFLFRPPYGILNNGVADYAQKNNYAVLMWSDDSIDYRRPPVSKLVNNVLKDAKPGGIVLMHDGGGDRSHTVKALPQIIASLKQRGYRFVTIPELLEIQVQKTPLVTTAQFHKGNKGT; encoded by the coding sequence GTGAGCAATCAGCATAGTTCGGTATCCGATAAAGCCAGTGTTGCACAAGTAAACAGCCACATCTTTACAGTCCCTAATGAGTTTCAGGGAAAAATCATTCAACAGGCACAACTGAATAAACCAGATAAAGTTATCGCGCTAACTTTTGATGATGGCCCCGCACCTAAATACACACAACAGGTGTTAGAAATACTGAAGCAACAAAATATTAAGGCAACGTTCTTCTGTGTGGGGGAGATGGTGCATTATTTCCCCCAAATTGCCAAGCTAGAGGTAGCCGATGGTCACGCAATTGGTAATCACACGTGGCATCACTGGTATCGGCATATGAACCTGTCTGTTGCTGCGCGTGAGATTGAGTCCACCGCAACAGCTATTTACCAAACTATGGGGGTAAAAACTTTTCTGTTTCGTCCGCCTTATGGCATCCTCAACAATGGTGTAGCTGATTACGCTCAAAAGAATAATTACGCTGTTCTCATGTGGTCAGATGACTCGATCGACTATCGCCGTCCTCCAGTATCTAAACTTGTCAATAATGTGTTGAAAGACGCGAAACCTGGTGGCATAGTACTGATGCATGATGGTGGTGGCGATCGCTCACACACTGTTAAGGCTTTACCGCAAATTATCGCTTCACTCAAACAGCGTGGTTATCGATTTGTGACCATACCCGAATTATTAGAAATACAAGTACAAAAAACACCATTGGTAACAACAGCACAATTTCATAAAGGGAATAAAGGTACATAA
- a CDS encoding glycoside hydrolase family protein, whose amino-acid sequence MPKNNNFLLLLVHKITKISVEKTYSLNPAKVLLLKKVKFKWGATIVGILTTVLLIVLWQGFNTRKTSSISDYTPPLAMKEGDPYIRALMRTITASEALDSNPYTLLYGGKHFSDLSHHPNQCITIVSGPHKGECSTAAGRYQILTTTWQEKVKKYHKFSKSLSIAPESFEPQIQDEVVYAWLSDHHAWRADITTLLKQKKLNQVLQILSGTWTSLGYGTENNQVTPLLSQVYQRVLTEELTLTKTREELSKKEAR is encoded by the coding sequence ATGCCAAAAAATAATAATTTTTTGCTATTATTAGTTCATAAAATTACTAAGATAAGTGTTGAGAAAACATACTCTCTAAATCCAGCTAAAGTTCTCCTGCTAAAAAAAGTGAAGTTTAAGTGGGGAGCGACAATTGTTGGAATATTGACTACAGTTTTGTTAATTGTTCTTTGGCAAGGATTTAACACTCGCAAAACCTCTAGCATTTCTGACTACACTCCGCCTTTAGCAATGAAAGAAGGCGATCCTTATATTCGGGCATTAATGCGAACTATTACAGCTAGTGAAGCTCTAGATTCTAACCCTTATACTTTACTTTATGGTGGTAAGCATTTTTCCGATCTCAGCCATCATCCCAATCAATGCATAACAATTGTTTCTGGCCCTCATAAAGGCGAGTGCAGTACAGCTGCTGGTCGTTATCAAATCCTTACAACTACCTGGCAAGAAAAAGTTAAGAAGTACCACAAATTCTCCAAGTCTCTAAGTATAGCTCCTGAGAGTTTCGAGCCACAAATACAAGATGAGGTAGTATATGCATGGCTCAGTGACCATCATGCTTGGAGAGCAGATATTACAACTCTTTTGAAGCAGAAAAAACTTAATCAGGTTTTACAGATATTGTCCGGTACTTGGACAAGCTTAGGATATGGTACAGAAAATAATCAAGTCACGCCTTTGCTATCACAGGTTTATCAGCGAGTCTTAACAGAGGAATTGACATTAACAAAAACAAGAGAAGAACTTAGCAAAAAAGAAGCAAGATAA